The uncultured Pseudodesulfovibrio sp. genome includes a region encoding these proteins:
- a CDS encoding nitrogenase component 1, whose amino-acid sequence MSKVKTARPNFVSTTNACKLCTPLGASMAFRGVEGAIPFLHGSQGCATYMRRYIISHFREPVDIASSALGEKNAIYGGGPNLKKGILNVMKKYEPKLIGVATTCLTETIGDDVPMYFSEFFKEFGDLDLPELVRVSTPSYNGTHMDGWHGAVRSLVEQLCLEKAEDDGRVNILPSMVSCEDVRHLRDICDHFGIKATILPDISETLDGPALEDYVKIPEGGTPISEIKTMSAAAGTIEFGRCLPAKTGGSSLEERFGVTNHRIGLPMGLRESDRFFETLEDISGNPMPRRYELERGRLVDAYVDGHKYIFGKRAVVYGEEDLVVGLCAFLSEIGIDVVLAGTGARGKGLEEAIAKVTDGVARMAPEVREGVDFHDIAAEAGELAPDLLVGHSKGYRYAKAWNVPLVRVGFPIHDRFGGQRTLTLGYKGTQALFDRVVNAVIEKKQADSPIGYGYI is encoded by the coding sequence ATGAGTAAGGTCAAGACCGCAAGGCCCAATTTCGTTTCCACGACCAACGCCTGCAAGCTCTGCACCCCGCTCGGGGCCTCCATGGCCTTCCGGGGCGTGGAAGGGGCCATTCCCTTCCTGCACGGCTCCCAGGGATGCGCCACCTACATGCGTCGCTACATCATTTCGCATTTCCGCGAGCCCGTGGATATCGCGTCCTCGGCTCTGGGCGAAAAGAACGCCATTTACGGAGGCGGCCCGAACCTGAAGAAGGGCATCCTCAACGTCATGAAGAAGTACGAGCCGAAGCTGATCGGTGTGGCGACCACCTGCCTGACCGAGACCATCGGCGACGACGTGCCCATGTACTTCAGTGAATTCTTCAAGGAGTTCGGAGATCTCGACCTGCCCGAGCTGGTCCGGGTCTCGACCCCCAGCTACAACGGCACGCACATGGACGGGTGGCACGGCGCGGTCCGCTCCCTGGTGGAGCAGCTCTGCCTGGAAAAGGCCGAGGACGACGGCCGGGTGAACATCCTGCCCAGCATGGTTTCCTGCGAGGATGTCCGCCATCTGCGCGACATCTGCGATCACTTCGGGATCAAGGCGACCATCCTGCCCGACATCTCCGAGACCCTGGATGGTCCGGCCCTGGAAGACTACGTCAAGATTCCCGAAGGCGGTACGCCCATCAGCGAAATCAAGACCATGAGCGCTGCGGCGGGAACCATCGAATTCGGCCGCTGCCTGCCCGCCAAGACCGGCGGCTCCAGCCTGGAAGAGCGTTTCGGCGTGACCAATCACCGCATCGGCCTGCCCATGGGGCTTCGCGAGTCCGACCGCTTCTTCGAGACCCTGGAGGATATCTCCGGCAATCCCATGCCGCGCCGCTACGAACTGGAGCGCGGCCGGTTGGTGGATGCCTACGTGGACGGTCACAAGTACATTTTCGGTAAGCGCGCCGTGGTCTACGGCGAGGAAGATCTGGTCGTCGGCCTGTGCGCCTTCCTGTCCGAGATCGGGATCGACGTGGTCCTGGCCGGAACCGGCGCACGCGGCAAGGGGCTGGAAGAGGCCATCGCCAAAGTCACGGACGGTGTGGCCCGCATGGCCCCCGAGGTGCGCGAGGGCGTGGACTTCCACGACATAGCCGCCGAGGCGGGGGAGCTTGCTCCGGACCTGCTGGTCGGCCACTCCAAGGGTTACCGTTACGCCAAGGCGTGGAACGTGCCCCTGGTGCGCGTGGGCTTTCCCATCCATGACCGCTTCGGCGGACAGCGCACCCTGACGCTGGGCTACAAGGGTACCCAGGCCCTGTTCGACCGCGTGGTCAATGCGGTCATCGAGAAGAAGCAGGCCGATTCTCCCATCGGCTACGGATATATTTAA
- a CDS encoding type I secretion system permease/ATPase — protein sequence MSPAASKSAQTSSNGNEATANQATPKPAAGATNPVSGKVDDGKSAARTTRMDTGPMPGNGEKSVGQPASKGALSNGGTSQDGAGAPGGAQAKPQQPKPQEGQPDSGQAAGQKPGQPQPGQPGQPPKAGQPIKGQMPPGMGPMPGMPGMQQPVRVETDERLTPKDIDFQPPLVICLSIISRLLGKPVSSATLKAGIPQQEGVITAASIVRSAERIGIKAKTVYREKLQSITKLVMPCILLLRGGNACVLLDFAGTTARVIVPGHGMDETEIPIATLNEEYTGYAIFCHRTSKLDKRASELKLLKTKRWFWGVIGKFWPIYKHVVGASIMTNIIIIASPLFVMNVYDRVIPNNATETLWALAIGIAIAYLFDFLLKNLRSYFVDVAGRNADVLIGSKIMNHLTSARLDYMPESAGAVANNIREFESLREFFGSSSLVALIDLPFLILFICVIYYIGGPIAYPIFVAVPLVILVGVFMQIPFQRIIENHYKESTQKYALLFEVVQGLETIKTSMAEGRIQARWENVVGLSAHSNSHAKTIANVSITFSVFVTQMVSVAVVITGVYLISKGELTVGGLIACNILSGRSMAPLSAVAGLLSRFQQSRMALNALDMLMEMPSERPDDKETFHYGAIEPSVTLTDVSFSYPGTDKAVLHDVNLKLKPGEKVGIVGRTGAGKTTLGKLCVGLYQPVEGSVQVGDIDLRQMDVADLRRKVGYISQDSLLFYGTLKDNIAFGLPEADDQSINAAAQIAGVNDFVRDHPAGFGMMVGERGTSLSGGQRQAVTIARAILPDPEILIMDEPSSNMDNQSEYRLKERLKEYIEDKTLIVITHRHSMLDLVDRLVIMDRGRIVVDGPKKAVLDGLRTGQIKVSL from the coding sequence GTGTCACCAGCAGCCTCGAAGTCTGCTCAGACCTCCTCGAACGGGAACGAAGCCACGGCCAACCAGGCTACGCCAAAGCCCGCCGCAGGCGCGACCAATCCCGTCTCGGGCAAGGTCGATGACGGAAAATCCGCAGCCCGGACCACGCGGATGGACACGGGCCCCATGCCGGGCAACGGTGAAAAATCCGTCGGCCAGCCCGCTTCGAAGGGAGCCCTTTCGAACGGAGGGACCAGCCAGGACGGGGCAGGTGCGCCCGGTGGGGCGCAGGCCAAGCCGCAACAACCCAAGCCCCAGGAAGGGCAGCCCGATTCCGGCCAGGCCGCTGGACAGAAGCCCGGACAGCCGCAGCCCGGACAGCCCGGCCAGCCGCCCAAGGCAGGCCAGCCCATCAAGGGACAAATGCCTCCGGGTATGGGCCCCATGCCGGGGATGCCCGGCATGCAGCAGCCCGTCCGGGTGGAGACCGACGAGCGGTTGACCCCCAAGGACATCGATTTTCAGCCGCCCCTGGTCATCTGCCTGTCGATCATCAGCCGACTGCTCGGCAAGCCGGTTTCCTCGGCCACGCTCAAGGCGGGCATCCCTCAGCAGGAGGGCGTCATCACCGCCGCCTCCATCGTCCGGTCGGCCGAACGCATCGGCATCAAGGCCAAGACCGTGTACCGCGAGAAGCTCCAGTCGATCACCAAGCTGGTCATGCCGTGCATCCTGCTTTTGCGCGGTGGCAACGCCTGCGTGCTCCTGGACTTTGCGGGCACCACGGCCCGGGTCATCGTGCCGGGTCACGGCATGGACGAGACCGAGATACCCATCGCCACCCTCAATGAGGAGTACACCGGGTACGCCATTTTCTGCCATCGCACGTCCAAGCTGGACAAGCGGGCAAGCGAGCTGAAGCTGCTCAAGACCAAGCGCTGGTTCTGGGGGGTCATCGGCAAGTTCTGGCCCATCTACAAGCACGTTGTCGGCGCTTCGATCATGACCAACATCATCATCATCGCCTCGCCGCTGTTCGTCATGAACGTCTACGACCGGGTCATCCCGAACAATGCCACCGAGACCCTGTGGGCGCTGGCCATCGGTATCGCCATCGCCTACCTGTTCGACTTCCTGCTCAAAAACCTGCGCTCCTACTTCGTGGACGTGGCCGGTCGCAACGCGGACGTGCTCATCGGCTCCAAGATCATGAACCACCTTACCTCGGCTCGGCTGGACTACATGCCCGAATCCGCGGGCGCGGTGGCCAACAACATCCGCGAGTTCGAGTCTCTGCGCGAGTTCTTCGGGTCGTCATCGCTCGTGGCGCTCATAGACCTGCCGTTCCTGATCCTGTTCATCTGCGTCATCTACTACATCGGCGGGCCCATCGCCTATCCGATCTTCGTGGCCGTGCCGCTGGTCATCCTTGTGGGCGTGTTCATGCAGATCCCCTTCCAGCGGATCATCGAGAACCACTACAAGGAATCCACCCAGAAATACGCCCTCCTGTTCGAAGTCGTGCAGGGGCTGGAGACCATCAAGACCAGTATGGCCGAGGGCCGCATCCAGGCGCGCTGGGAAAACGTGGTCGGTTTGTCCGCCCACTCCAACAGCCACGCCAAGACCATCGCCAACGTGTCCATCACCTTCTCGGTCTTCGTCACCCAGATGGTCTCCGTGGCCGTGGTCATTACGGGCGTGTACCTCATCTCCAAGGGCGAGCTGACCGTGGGCGGATTGATCGCCTGCAACATCCTGTCCGGCCGTTCCATGGCGCCGCTGTCGGCGGTGGCCGGGCTGCTTTCCCGCTTCCAGCAGTCCCGCATGGCCCTGAACGCCCTGGACATGCTCATGGAGATGCCGTCCGAGCGGCCCGACGACAAGGAAACCTTCCACTACGGTGCCATCGAGCCGTCCGTGACCCTGACCGACGTGTCCTTCAGCTATCCCGGCACGGACAAGGCCGTGCTCCACGACGTCAACCTGAAGCTCAAGCCCGGCGAGAAAGTCGGCATCGTGGGCCGGACCGGCGCGGGCAAGACCACGCTGGGCAAGCTCTGCGTGGGCCTCTACCAGCCGGTTGAAGGCTCGGTGCAGGTGGGCGACATCGACCTGCGGCAGATGGACGTGGCCGACCTGCGACGCAAGGTGGGCTACATCTCGCAGGACAGCCTGCTTTTCTATGGCACGCTCAAGGACAACATCGCCTTCGGCCTGCCCGAGGCGGACGACCAGTCCATCAACGCGGCGGCCCAGATAGCCGGGGTCAACGACTTCGTGCGCGATCACCCGGCGGGCTTCGGCATGATGGTCGGCGAGCGGGGGACTTCCCTGTCCGGCGGCCAGCGCCAGGCCGTGACCATCGCCCGCGCCATTCTGCCCGATCCGGAAATCCTGATCATGGACGAGCCGTCGAGCAACATGGACAACCAGTCGGAATACCGCCTCAAGGAGCGGCTCAAGGAATACATCGAGGACAAGACTCTCATCGTCATCACCCACCGCCATTCCATGCTTGATCTCGTGGACCGGCTGGTGATCATGGACCGGGGCAGAATCGTCGTGGACGGACCCAAGAAGGCCGTGCTGGACGGACTGCGGACCGGTCAAATCAAGGTTTCCCTGTGA
- a CDS encoding zinc-dependent alcohol dehydrogenase family protein: protein MKAMLLTEYGEKYPFVERDVPTPTPGPGEVLVRVAGTSLNPIDNKIATMGASLAFAPELPALLGMDMSGVVEAVGTGVARFKVGDRVFGCPGGVKGLPGTLAEYVVADERLLARAPENMDLVDAGALPLVATTAWLGLFDKAGLTSGERLLVQGGAGGVGHMAVQLGVQAGAEVFATVSSPDKAAVVEALGGTPIDYTDVSVDAYVGEYTAGRGFDVVYDTVGGSVLDDSFKATRIGGRVISTNTRSTHDLGPLHAKSLSLHVVFMLLPLVTGEGRERHGGILERVATLVDADELAVLLDERRFGFRDIASAHEYWRQGGAMGKIGIAIDD, encoded by the coding sequence ATGAAAGCCATGCTGCTTACTGAATACGGCGAGAAGTACCCCTTTGTGGAACGCGACGTGCCCACGCCCACTCCCGGGCCGGGCGAGGTCCTGGTCCGTGTGGCCGGAACCAGTCTCAACCCCATCGACAACAAGATAGCCACCATGGGCGCGTCCCTGGCCTTTGCGCCCGAACTGCCCGCGCTGCTGGGCATGGATATGTCCGGCGTGGTCGAGGCTGTCGGAACCGGCGTTGCCCGCTTCAAGGTCGGCGATCGGGTGTTCGGCTGCCCGGGCGGCGTAAAGGGGTTGCCCGGCACGCTGGCCGAGTACGTGGTCGCGGACGAACGGCTGTTGGCCCGCGCGCCTGAAAACATGGACCTTGTGGACGCGGGCGCCCTACCTCTGGTGGCCACCACGGCCTGGCTCGGGCTGTTCGACAAGGCGGGGCTGACCTCCGGAGAACGGCTTCTTGTTCAGGGCGGCGCCGGAGGCGTGGGCCACATGGCCGTGCAACTCGGCGTTCAAGCCGGTGCCGAGGTCTTTGCCACGGTTTCGTCTCCGGACAAGGCCGCCGTGGTCGAGGCCCTGGGCGGCACACCCATAGATTATACGGACGTATCCGTGGACGCGTACGTGGGCGAATACACCGCCGGCAGAGGCTTTGATGTGGTCTACGACACCGTGGGCGGCTCGGTTCTGGATGATTCGTTCAAGGCAACCCGCATCGGCGGCCGGGTGATCTCCACCAATACCCGCTCCACCCACGATCTGGGGCCGCTGCACGCCAAGAGCCTGTCCCTGCACGTGGTCTTCATGCTCCTGCCCCTGGTGACCGGCGAAGGCCGGGAACGCCACGGTGGGATTCTGGAGCGCGTGGCCACGCTGGTAGACGCTGACGAACTGGCGGTGCTGCTGGATGAGCGTCGTTTCGGGTTCCGCGACATCGCTTCGGCCCACGAATATTGGAGACAGGGCGGGGCCATGGGCAAGATCGGAATCGCGATCGACGATTGA
- a CDS encoding radical SAM protein, producing the protein MSKDTTKHPCFNKSSAGSCGRVHLPVAPKCNIQCNYCNRKYDCVNESRPGVTSGVLKPFQAAEYMDKVLEKEPRITVAGIAGPGDPFANPAETLETMRLLNERHPELLFCLSSNGMGILPYLDDIAELGVSHVTITISAVDPAIGAKIYAWVKDGNVVYRGEKGAEILLDRQLKAIKGLKERGITVKINSIVIPGINDHHIVEVAKVCASLGADIQNMIPLKPTADTPFADVPEPGRETVLPLRKEAEPFIEQMTHCKRCRADAVGLLSDDQSVALCGTLQACSKLKPLEVTMARPFVAVATREGLLVNQHLGEAKSFQIWGESETGGYRLIEERQAPQAGCGPKRWSDLAATLKDCRAVLCAAVGETPRMLLEEHDIKSYTVDGFIEDALRFVFEGGDINALKVRRSGIGSGCAGGGAGCG; encoded by the coding sequence ATGTCCAAGGATACCACCAAGCACCCCTGTTTCAACAAGAGTAGCGCCGGAAGCTGTGGCCGCGTGCACCTGCCCGTGGCTCCCAAGTGCAACATCCAGTGCAACTACTGTAACCGCAAGTACGACTGTGTGAACGAGTCCCGCCCCGGCGTGACCTCCGGCGTGCTCAAGCCGTTCCAGGCCGCGGAATACATGGACAAGGTTCTTGAAAAGGAACCGCGCATCACCGTGGCGGGCATCGCCGGTCCCGGCGATCCCTTCGCCAACCCGGCCGAGACGCTGGAGACCATGCGTCTGCTGAACGAGCGCCACCCGGAACTGCTTTTCTGTCTGTCCTCCAACGGCATGGGTATCCTGCCGTATCTGGACGACATCGCCGAGCTGGGCGTGTCCCACGTGACCATCACCATTTCGGCGGTGGACCCGGCCATCGGAGCCAAGATCTACGCCTGGGTCAAGGACGGCAACGTGGTCTACCGGGGTGAGAAGGGCGCGGAGATTCTTCTGGACCGCCAGCTCAAGGCCATCAAGGGCCTCAAGGAGCGGGGCATCACGGTCAAGATCAACTCCATCGTCATCCCCGGCATCAACGATCACCACATCGTCGAGGTCGCCAAGGTCTGCGCCTCGCTCGGCGCCGATATTCAGAACATGATCCCGCTCAAGCCCACGGCCGACACGCCGTTTGCCGACGTCCCCGAGCCGGGCCGCGAGACCGTCCTGCCCCTGCGCAAGGAAGCCGAGCCGTTCATCGAGCAGATGACGCACTGCAAGCGTTGCCGCGCCGACGCGGTCGGCCTGCTCAGCGACGACCAGTCCGTGGCCCTGTGCGGCACCCTCCAGGCCTGCTCCAAGCTCAAGCCCCTGGAGGTTACCATGGCACGCCCGTTCGTGGCCGTGGCCACCCGTGAAGGGTTGCTGGTCAACCAGCATCTGGGCGAGGCCAAGTCCTTCCAGATCTGGGGCGAATCCGAGACCGGCGGCTACCGCCTCATCGAGGAGCGTCAGGCCCCGCAGGCGGGCTGTGGTCCCAAGCGCTGGTCCGATCTGGCCGCAACCCTCAAGGATTGCCGCGCGGTGCTCTGCGCCGCGGTGGGCGAGACCCCGCGAATGCTCCTGGAAGAGCACGATATCAAGTCCTACACCGTGGACGGCTTCATTGAGGACGCCCTGCGCTTCGTCTTCGAAGGCGGCGACATCAACGCCCTCAAGGTCCGCCGTTCGGGCATCGGTTCGGGGTGCGCCGGAGGTGGCGCGGGCTGCGGTTAA
- a CDS encoding sigma 54-interacting transcriptional regulator — protein MLANVPGLKLSALQSICQVIDQAIDLQSALDGVLKILSEQLSMQRATVTLFDPETGQLSINASYGLTTEEKRRGVYKLDEGVTGRIFQTGEPYYVPDIDKEPLFLDKTGSRRVKRGMISFIGVPIILHGDPIGVLNVDRLFEDEISFEEDVDFLKVVATLIGQFLSLNEKIMAREAALKRENTSLKYQISKKSKGPYIVGQSSAMVEVQRQMEKVSPTRATVLLLGESGVGKTLIARIIHELSERKGNPFIKVNCASIPGNLLESELFGHEKGAFTGATGTRPGRFEEADTGTIFLDEIGELPMGLQAKLLRVLQDKELERLGSNRTRTIDVRILAATNRDLGHLVERGKFRLDLYYRLNVFPIRVPALRERKEDITGLLNHFLHKMASDYGRNIHLTSTALDALIRYDWPGNVREMQNLIERLVIMSEEDRISLEFLKSYLAPGQSATVQEAIPMSEDAPRHTSLKEFERNEVMAALERNGWVQYKAAEALGLSARQMGYRVKKYGLESMIAEGRAKLRRIKEGQT, from the coding sequence ATGCTAGCGAATGTCCCAGGATTAAAACTGTCAGCCCTACAGTCCATATGCCAGGTCATCGACCAGGCCATCGACCTGCAGTCGGCATTGGACGGCGTTCTGAAAATCCTTTCCGAACAGCTCTCAATGCAGCGGGCCACGGTCACCCTCTTCGACCCGGAGACGGGGCAGCTGTCCATCAACGCCTCCTACGGACTGACCACCGAAGAGAAGCGGCGTGGTGTCTACAAGCTCGACGAAGGCGTCACCGGCCGCATCTTCCAGACCGGTGAACCGTACTACGTACCGGACATCGACAAGGAACCGCTCTTCCTCGACAAGACGGGCTCGCGCCGGGTCAAACGAGGCATGATCTCGTTCATCGGCGTGCCGATCATTCTGCACGGCGACCCCATCGGCGTGCTCAACGTGGACCGCCTGTTCGAGGACGAAATCAGCTTCGAGGAAGACGTGGACTTCCTCAAGGTGGTGGCCACGCTCATCGGCCAGTTCCTCAGCCTGAACGAGAAGATCATGGCCCGCGAGGCAGCGCTCAAGCGCGAGAACACTTCGCTCAAGTACCAGATTTCCAAGAAGTCCAAGGGGCCTTACATCGTCGGCCAGAGCTCGGCCATGGTCGAAGTGCAGCGCCAGATGGAAAAGGTTTCGCCCACCCGCGCCACCGTTCTGCTGCTCGGTGAATCCGGTGTGGGCAAGACGCTCATCGCCCGGATCATCCACGAACTGTCCGAACGCAAGGGCAACCCGTTCATCAAGGTCAACTGCGCGTCCATCCCGGGCAACCTCCTGGAATCGGAACTTTTCGGCCACGAGAAAGGGGCCTTCACCGGCGCCACAGGCACCCGGCCCGGCCGTTTCGAAGAAGCGGACACCGGTACCATCTTTCTGGATGAGATCGGCGAGCTGCCCATGGGATTGCAGGCCAAACTCCTGCGCGTACTCCAGGACAAGGAACTGGAACGGCTGGGCTCCAACCGGACCCGGACCATCGACGTTCGCATCCTGGCCGCCACCAACCGCGACCTGGGCCACCTGGTGGAACGCGGCAAGTTTCGCCTGGACCTCTACTACAGGCTGAACGTCTTCCCCATCCGCGTACCCGCCCTGCGCGAGCGCAAGGAGGACATCACCGGTCTGCTCAACCATTTCCTGCATAAGATGGCCAGCGATTACGGGCGGAACATCCACCTGACCTCCACGGCGCTGGACGCCCTGATCCGCTATGACTGGCCCGGCAACGTGCGCGAGATGCAGAACCTCATCGAGCGGCTGGTCATCATGTCCGAGGAGGACCGCATCAGCCTGGAATTCCTCAAATCCTATCTCGCGCCCGGACAGTCGGCAACAGTCCAGGAAGCCATTCCCATGTCCGAGGACGCACCGCGCCACACCTCGCTCAAGGAATTCGAGCGCAACGAGGTCATGGCTGCCCTGGAACGCAACGGCTGGGTCCAGTACAAGGCCGCGGAGGCCCTGGGCCTGTCCGCCAGACAGATGGGCTACCGGGTCAAGAAGTACGGGCTCGAATCCATGATCGCCGAGGGCAGGGCCAAGCTCCGGCGGATCAAGGAAGGCCAGACCTAG
- a CDS encoding YgiQ family radical SAM protein, whose translation MSRKEQTHPLRQPKVLPMSREEMDVLGWDELDILLVSGDAYVDHPSFGVPLLGRWLVRHGFRTGICAQPAWDKPDDILRMGRPRLFAGVSAGSLDSMLAHYTAFRKKRSDDAYTPGGKAGSRPNRACIAYTNAVQRAFPGLPVILGGIEASLRRISHYDFWSDSVRKSVLLDSKATAITYGMAENSIVTLAQTIATILDEVGEVDLRALRPQLVGLPGLAVPGTVDDIPEGAEILELPSHEAILEDPKQLIEATKLLEKQVHQNKAWAVQQTANRMVLVSPPGPLLDTAGLDELAGLPFTRQPHPAYKERIPAADMIRTSVTTHRGCSGGCSFCTLALHQGRTIRSRSKKSILGEVRAITEVKGWTGSISDVGGPSANMWGAHCAADQSTCERASCLTPRICKHYRVAQRDFVSLLRSVSDVNSVDHVRVASGWRIDLAVTDMQALTTMIREFVGGQAKVAPEHQVDHVLKLMRKPGFETFETFLDLFDKESKKAGKKQYVIPYLMSAFPGCTEDDMRALHSWLDARGWKPEQVQCFIPLPGTAAAAMFHAECDLQGNPIYVAKTDAQRLRQHAILMPDTGRAPGGKPSHGKGRKRPKNGGNRRPRN comes from the coding sequence ATGTCACGAAAGGAACAAACGCACCCCCTCCGCCAGCCCAAAGTCCTGCCCATGTCCCGCGAGGAAATGGACGTGCTCGGCTGGGATGAACTGGATATTCTCCTGGTCTCCGGCGACGCCTATGTGGACCACCCCTCTTTCGGCGTCCCCCTGCTCGGCCGCTGGCTGGTCCGCCACGGCTTCCGCACCGGTATCTGCGCCCAGCCCGCCTGGGACAAACCCGACGACATACTGCGCATGGGCCGCCCGAGGCTGTTCGCGGGTGTCTCCGCCGGGTCGCTGGACTCCATGCTGGCCCACTACACGGCCTTCCGCAAGAAGCGTTCGGACGACGCCTACACACCGGGCGGCAAGGCGGGGTCGCGTCCCAACAGGGCGTGCATAGCCTACACCAACGCGGTCCAACGGGCCTTTCCTGGGCTGCCGGTGATACTGGGCGGCATCGAGGCGTCGCTGCGGCGTATCTCCCATTATGATTTCTGGTCCGATTCGGTGCGCAAATCCGTGCTGCTCGACTCCAAGGCCACCGCCATCACCTATGGCATGGCCGAGAACTCCATCGTCACCCTGGCGCAGACCATCGCCACCATCCTGGACGAGGTCGGTGAAGTTGACCTGCGCGCCTTGCGTCCCCAGTTGGTCGGACTGCCCGGTTTGGCTGTTCCCGGGACCGTGGACGACATTCCTGAAGGGGCCGAGATTCTCGAACTACCCTCCCACGAGGCAATCCTTGAAGACCCCAAACAGCTCATCGAGGCCACCAAGCTGCTTGAAAAGCAGGTCCACCAGAACAAGGCCTGGGCCGTGCAGCAGACCGCCAACCGCATGGTTCTGGTCTCCCCGCCCGGCCCGCTGCTCGACACGGCAGGTCTGGACGAACTGGCCGGACTGCCTTTTACCAGACAGCCACACCCGGCCTACAAGGAACGTATTCCGGCCGCGGACATGATCCGCACCAGCGTGACCACCCACCGGGGCTGTTCGGGCGGCTGCTCGTTCTGCACCCTGGCCCTGCATCAGGGCCGGACCATCCGTTCGCGCAGCAAAAAATCCATCCTGGGCGAAGTCCGGGCCATCACCGAGGTCAAGGGATGGACCGGGTCCATCTCGGACGTTGGCGGCCCGAGCGCCAACATGTGGGGCGCGCACTGCGCAGCCGACCAATCCACCTGCGAGCGGGCCAGTTGTCTGACCCCGCGCATCTGCAAGCATTACCGCGTCGCCCAGCGCGACTTCGTCTCCCTGCTGCGATCCGTGTCCGACGTCAACTCCGTGGACCACGTGCGTGTGGCCTCGGGCTGGCGCATCGACCTGGCCGTGACCGACATGCAGGCCCTGACCACCATGATCCGCGAATTCGTGGGCGGGCAGGCCAAGGTCGCGCCCGAACATCAGGTGGACCACGTGCTCAAGCTCATGCGCAAACCCGGCTTCGAGACTTTCGAGACCTTCCTGGACCTTTTTGACAAGGAATCGAAAAAAGCGGGCAAGAAGCAGTATGTCATCCCCTACCTCATGTCCGCCTTCCCGGGCTGCACCGAGGACGACATGCGCGCCCTGCACTCCTGGCTCGACGCGCGCGGCTGGAAACCCGAGCAGGTCCAGTGCTTCATCCCCTTGCCCGGCACGGCTGCTGCGGCCATGTTCCACGCCGAGTGCGACCTGCAGGGCAATCCCATCTATGTCGCCAAAACCGATGCCCAGAGGCTGCGCCAGCACGCCATACTCATGCCGGATACGGGACGGGCTCCGGGCGGCAAGCCAAGCCATGGCAAAGGCCGCAAGCGGCCGAAAAACGGAGGCAACCGCCGACCCCGGAACTAG